The Eggerthella guodeyinii sequence ATCGCCGGCGGCAACACCGAGGCTACCTGGTGGATCGCCCCGCTGTTCTACTTCCTGGGCGTCATCGCCATCATCATCTCCGGCATCATGCTGAAGAAGACCAAGATGTTCGCCGGCCCCACCTCGCCGTTCGTCATGGAGCTTCCTTCCTACCACATGCCCACGGTGAAATCCATCCTGATGTCCACGTGGGACCGCATCAAGGGCTACATCGTCAAGGCAGGTACGATCATCTTCCTGTCCACCATCGTCATCTGGCTGCTCATGAACTTCGGTGACGCGGGCGAGGGCTTCGGCTTGCTCGATACCGAGATGGACGACTACATCCAGTACAGCCTCATGGCGGGCCTGGGCAACGGCATCGGCTGGATCTTCGCGCCGCTCGGCTTCGGAGACTGGCAGGCAACCGTCACGTCCATCACCGGCCTTGTGGCGAAGGAGAACGTCGTCGCCACGGTCGGCATCCTGACCAGCCTGGGCGATGTGGGCGAAGCCGATCCCACCATGTGGGCCGCGTTCGCCGCCCTCTTCGCGGGCTCGGTGCCGGCCATCCTCGCCTTCTGCGCCTTCAACCTGCTGTGCGCGCCGTGCTTCGCCGCCATCGGCACCATCTGGCGCGAGATGGGCACCGCGAAGTGGACCTGGTTCACCATCGGCTACATGACCATCTTCGCGTGGTGCGTGGGATTGATGTTCTACCAGTTCGGCGGCTTGCTTACCGGCGAGATCGGCTTCAACGTGTGGACGGTCGTGGCCATCGTGGTCCTGGCCGGCATGCTGTTCCAGATTTTCCGCCCCATGCCCACCTTCGACAAGAAGAAGGACAAGGTCGCGGGCGAGCTTGAAGCCGAGGGCAGCGTCGCGTAGGCGAAGCGGCTTCGGGCCCGAGGGAACCCCCTCGGGCCTGTGCCCCGATGTTCCGAGAAAGGACGCGCTATGTTTGGTTTGGAGTTCACGCCGTCTACGGTGGTCGTCGCGCTCATCGTGCTGGCGCTCGTGTTCCTCGCGGTTCGCCGCTTGGTGCGCAACGGCATGTGCGATTGCCACAAGGGAGACGACGCGCACGGCGGATGCGCCGGAGGATGCAGCGGCTGCTCGGGCTGCGGCGCTGCCAGCGCCATGGTGGCCGACATGCAGAAGCGAGCCGCTGCGGAGTCGCACCGCTAACCGCCCCATACGCAGAGCGTCGTAACGCGATCAACGAACGGATGTTTCACGTGAAACATCCGTTTCGTCGTTTACGGGGGCAGAGGGCACGGGGGCAGGGGAGCGGGGATGCCGTGGTCGCCCCCCTCCTCCTTCTCTCTCCGTAGCCGCCCCTCCCTCCGAGATGTGGAGGAATTGTAAACCATGGTAAACTTCTATTGCCCCGCAGCAAAAGTTATCGTAGACTAACAATTGTCAGCGGGGCCGAGGAAATCGAACCCGCAGGCACCTCCTCTTTTTGCTGACACGGTGGTGGGGACTCTCCTCTCGTCTGGTCGTCCACCACACAGCACGCCGGCGAGGGACCCCCTTCCCTCGCCGGCTCCTCCAACACCCCTTGCACCGCCATCCGGTTTCAACTGGTTCCGCCTGTCGTGTGGTACCATGGAACGACGAACAAAAGGAGGGTTCCGTGGAAAAAATGTCCATGTCGCACGAGGACTACCTTGAAGCCATCGTGATGCTGGGAGGCACGACGGAGGTGTCGGTCAGGTCGGTCGACATCGCGACGAAGCTCGACGTGTCGAAGGCCTCGGTCAACAAAGCGATCAGCTCGCTCAAGGAAAAGGGTCTTGCCGACCAGCCCTATTACGGCGACATCACGCTCACCGAAGAAGGGTACGCCTACGGCATGTCGGTCCTCGACCGTCATCACATGCTGTTCACGTTCCTCACGAAGGCGCTCGGCATCCCCGAGGAGCAGGCCGAGAAGGAAGCCTGCCTCATGGAGCACGCCATCAGCGACGAATCGTTCAAAAAATGGAGTTCTTATATTAACAAGCTCGACCTGTAAGCGGGTTTCGCCCCGCTTTCCCTGACCGTTTTCCTCGGTCACGCGAGCATTCAACAAGTTCTTAACGACGCGCCCGCCCGCCCCGCCCTCGGTGGCAGGGCGGGCGTCGGTGTGGTATGCTTTCCCCAGCTTCTGCATTAAACAAACCAAACACGAAACACGATGCACAGAGGAGCCCCTTTCCTTGGCAACGCAGCCTTATATTCTCTCGTTTGACGAGGCGAAACGCGACACCCGTGCGCGCCGCCCCTCTTCTGCTGCGCCCGAATCGCGTCCCGTGATCCATTCCGTCGATGCCATCCCCGCATTCGAGTCGCCCTTCCGCCAGGCAGGCGAGGGGCGGGGGAGCGCGCGAACGGCGGCGCACGCGCGCCCGTCGGGCGCTGCGCGGCGATCGTCCGCGGGAGCCGGCGACGGTTCGTTCGTCCGCATATCGACGTTCGATCGTCCCGCAGGCCGCCATGCGGCGCCGCGTCCGGCGTCGTCGAGCCCGCGTCGCGCATCGAGCTCGTACGGCACGGGCCGCTTCTCCTCGCTCGACGAGCGCATCGAGGAGCAGCCCGAAGAGGAAGTCGAAGAGCGCCGCCTGACCCGCAAGGAGCAGCGCAAGAAGGCGCGCGCCAAGAGCAAGGCCGAGCGCGCGTTCACCAAGCAGTTCGGCGGCTCGAAGCCGTCCGACGCCTCCCAATCGGGCCCGCGCGCCGCAGTGTACAAGGGCGAGATGGGCGCGAAGCACCGTCAGGCCGCGCGCATGCAGAATGCGGAGAGCCCGCAGGCTTCGGCGAAGCGCGGCTTCTCGCTGGGATCGCTCGCATCGCTCAAGTCGTCGCCGAAGTTCATCGCGAGCGCGGCCGTCGCCGTATGCCTCGTGCTCTCGTGCGCCTTCCTGTACCCGCCGGCGCAGCAGTACTACCATGCGCTGCGCGAGCGCGACCAGCTGGCCGCCGAGTACGCGGCGCTCGAGGAGCGCAACGGCGCCCTCGAAAGCGACGTCTCGTCGCTGCAGACCGACGCCGGCATCGAGGATCGCGCCCACGAGCAGTTCGGATGGGTGAAGAAGGGCGAGGAGACGGCGAACGTGCGCGGCCTCGACCTTGACGAGGACGAGGCATCCACGTTCCGCGCCAACATCACGCCGGGCAGCGTCGAGGCGCCGGAGACGTGGTACTCGCCGTTCCTGGACGCCCTGTTCGGCGTCGAGTAGACCGAGGGAAGGGATCGCCATGAGCGCCATCGCGGAGCCTGAGAGTGCCGAAAGCGGTTTCCAGGCGGGCCGATACGCGGCCATCGACATCGGCACCGTGACGTGCCGCATGCTCGTGGCCGACGTGGACGAGGCGGGACGGCTCCATGAGCTCGACCGCGAGTACACCATCACGAACCTCGGCGAGGGCGTGGACGCGACGGGCGTGCTGAAACCCGCGGCCATGCAGCGCGTGGCCGACGCCGTGGCGCGCTTCCTCGACGTGTTGCGCGGGTTCGCTACGCCGGAACATCCCGCCATCACGACGAAGGCCATGGCCACGTCGGCCGCGCGCGACGCGCGCAACGCCGACGAGTTCGAGGCGCTGTTGGCGGGCCTGGGCGTCACGCTGTCCGTCATCCCCGGCGAGCGCGAGGCGGCCCTCTCCTTCGCGGGCGCGTCGTGCGACTTCCGGGGGGAGCGCCTGCTCGTGGTGGACATCGGCGGCGGCTCGACCGAGGTCATCGCCGGGCGCGCGGGCAGCCGGCCCGATCGCTCGCACTCCTTCAACATCGGATGCCGTCGCGTGACGGAGAAGTTCTTCGCGGCCGACCCTCCCAGCGCCGGCGAGCTCGAACGGGCCCGGGCGTGGGTGGAAGAGGGGATGCGCCCCTACTTCGACGAGCTGCGCGGGGCGGGCTTCGCGCCCGAGCGGTTGGTGGCGGTGGCCGGTACGGCCACCACGGTGGTGTCGATCCACGAGCGCATGGAGGTGTACGACACCTCCCGCGTGCACAAGGCCGTCATCACGCGCCCTGTGCTCGACGGGGTGGCCGACCAGCTGGAACGCGTCCCGCTCGCGCAGCGCGAGCGCATCGTCGGGCTCGATCCGGGCCGCGCGCCCGTCATCGTGGCCGGCATGGTGATCCTGCAGACGGTGCTCGACCTGGCCGGCGTCGATTCGTTCACGGTCAGCGAATCGGACATTCTCCACGGCATCATTTTGGACGAAGCGGCGCGCTGAGGTCCCGCCGCCCGATAAAGTTTGCTACCATAGGGCCTGCTCGTTTTCAGCGGGCCGTCGCACGCGGGGGCGTGGCGGAATTGGCATACGCAGGAGACTTAAAATCTTCCGGCTTCGGCCTTGCGGGTTCGAGTCCCGCCGCCCCTACCACCTTGCGCTTCATGGTGCGGCGAGCGCCACGGAGGCGACGCCTCCCGCTTCCTACTCCTCGTCGTACGCTTCCAGCACGGCGGGCAGCGACGCGGTCACCACGTTGCCGACGGCCGGCAGCCCGATGAGCACCGCGCTGATCACCTCGTCGCGCGTGGCACCGTGCATCTTCGCCATCTTCACGTGGAACGGCAGGCCGCTGTCGAGACGCGCCGCGGCCATGACGGCGAGGTAGGCGAGAGCGGCGGTCTTGTCGTCGAGCGCGCTGGCCGCGCCGAGCGCCTGCACCGCCTCCGACCATGCCTGCTGGTGCTGCGGAGCCTCTTGGGCGAATGCTTGGAATGCGGGGCTGACGTTCATGGACGCCTCCTTCTCGCGCGGGATTTTCGATGCTCCCAGTGTAGCAAGCGAAGCGTCGCTTGACGCAAAGCGTTGCATACTCTCAACCTGATATGCGGAGAAACCCGGAAAAATAAGCCGCTGGCGCAGCGCACGGAAAGCGCCCGCTTTTCTTTGTGATACCATGTCGAGCGGATCATTCGCCCAGGCCTACAGAGAAAGTGCTATGGAGACAATCAACGAAATCATCGCAGCCGTAGAAGAACCTCCCGAGTCGTTCGAGCAGTACCTGACGTCGTACGCCGACCGCGTGGGCGACCTGGTGAACTCCTTCATCCCGAAGGGCACGCACGCGGACATGGACCGCTACCTGTACCAGCCGCTCACGGCGTACAGCCAGAACGGCGGCAAGCGCCATCGCCCGCTCATCTGCTTCGCGGCCTGTCGCGCCGTGGGCGGTGACATGGCGCGCGCGACCAGCGCCGCGGCCGCCATCGAGCACTTTCATACCGCGGCCCTCATCCACGACGACATCGCCGACGAGGCCGAGCTTCGCCGCGGCGAGCCGTGCATGCACCTCACCGAGGGCATGGGGCTGGCCATCAACGCGGGCGACCTTGCGCTCTCCCTCGTCAACGGCACGGTGGTGTCGGACGAGAACCTCGACGATGCTACGAAGGTGCGCGTCATCACCGAGCTCATCGACATGACCCGCCGCACCATCGAGGGCCAGGCGCTCGACATCGGATGGGCGCGTGACGGCCGCTACGACATCACGCCGGAAGACTACCTGGTCATGGCCACGCACAAGACCGCGCATTACTCCGGCGCGGTGCCCCTGGCCATCGGCGCCATCATCGGCGGCGGCACCGAGGTCGAAGTCGAGGCGCTGCGCAACTACGGCCTGGACACCGGCCTCGCGTTCCAGATCCAGGACGACCTGCTGAACCTCGTGGGCTCCGAGGAGAGCACGAAGAAGGACTTCCGCAACGACATCACCGAGGGCAAGCGCACGCTCATGGTGGTGCACGCGCTGCAGCACTCCGACGATCGCGACCGCCTCATCGACATCCTGTCGTCGAAGGAGAAGGACCAGGCCGTGCTCGCCGAGGCCGTCGCCATCATGGAGGCGTCCGGCAGCATCGACTACGCGCGCAACTACGCCGAGAACCTCACGAGCATCGCGAAGAACCGCCTGACCGACATGGTGCGCCCCTCCACGGCCCGCGACCTCCTCGTCTCCATGGCTGACTGGTTCGTCAGCCGCTTGAAGTAATCTGATCTACGTTTCGAGATGCACCTCATCAGGGCCCGGATTCGTCCGGGTCTTTTTTTAGCGCGCCAACTCCTCCTGCACGAGGTCGATCAGCTCTTCGCGGCTGTGAACGTCCAGCTTCTGATGGATGTGGTTGATATGCGTTGACGATGTTCCCGGCGAGATGCACAGGGCCTTCTGCACGTACGTCATGTTGCGGCCCTGCGCCACCAGCTCGAGCACTTCGGCTTCCCGTGCCGTCAGACCGTAGCGCTCGGCAAGCGCGTGCGCCGCGGCGGCAGGGGTACTCTCGCGCTCGCGCTCCGCGGGGGCTTTCAGCCCGATGCGGCCGAGCATCACCGCGACGGTCAGGCACAGGATGGCGTAAGCGGCGAACATGATCAAAAGGATGTCGAAGTCGATGGCGATCTTCATGATATCGAACAGGAGAATGGCCGCAGCGTAGCCGACGATCATGCCGATGAGGCCGAACGAACGTGTCCAGAACACGAAGGTGAACGATCCGATGTGAAAGTACTTCTTGGCATTGCTCGGGCCGACGCTGCAGATGATGGCCTCGCAGATGACGATGAACGCCACGACGGCCGGCAGCGTTTCCTGCAAACCGTAGCGAAGGAACGGCGGGAGCAGCAGACCGAGCGAGGCGAGCGGGATGAGCACGGTGGTGACGAGGGAGGCGTGCCGTTGCGGCAACAGCATCCAAACGCATCCTGCGATGACGAGGACGAGCACGGTCCATCCCGCGAGGAAGGGGTCGATGCCGGCGGGTATCATGAGGTTCTCGCCGGTTCCGGTGCGCCGGTTCAAAAGCGAGAAGAAGCTGATCATGAATCCGAATACGAACAGGATGACGATGAGGTACAGGGGAAACGGAGGCTGGATCGTCACGCTGGGCGCAGTTCGTGCCGACGCGCGCGTTCGATAAGCGCCTAGTGCCGCCGAGACGACGGGCAGCACCCCGCCGAACAGAATGGCCGATCGTGCGCCCAACTGTATGGATACGAGGACGATGACGATGGTGAGCAGGCTGCAGAGCGCTAGGAACAGCGGTCGCTCCTGGGAGGTCTCGGACGAGATATGCTCGCACCATGCGAGGACGAGGATGGCCGATGCGCCGCACGCGAACAAGCGCGACCAGGCGACGGGAACCATCTCGGGTGAGAGAAGGCTGACTGTCTGCAAAATACACGCGGTTCCGGAGCCCGCGAGCCCGAGGACGAACAGGTGCGACCCGTGCGCGCGAGGCCCCAACAACCCGACCGCGACCAAGGCGACGACGTTGCCGCATATCAGAGCAACGTTCTCCGGTGCCAGCCCGATGGACTCCGCAATCTTGATTTCCGACGACCCGAACATGATGGCGACGTATCCCCAGAAAAGCGCCGAGGCGAACGCATCGAGCGCGACGCCGCCTCTTTGAATGTCGGAGCGGGCCGATTTGGCGACAACTCGACTCTTTTCTCCCCCTGTGGCTTGCTGCATTGCATTCTCCCCGGTGAGCTGCGTGTCAAATACTTTATATGATGGACAGATCCCCTTGCTGCGGCGCGTAAATCATATACCTTGTTCGATGTTTTCGCGCTTCGTTCCCCTGTACGCTCCTCGCCGTCAAAGGCCCTTTGCGAGATGCGCGTCGAAGCGATTTCGCGGCCTATGGTAGCGGAAAACAAGAGGAGGAACAAATGGGAACAAGGGATAGCGAGAGCATGGGTTTAACGCGGCGTGGCTTTCTCACCGGCGCGCTCGCCCTCGGCGCGGTCGGCGCGGGCAGCATGCTTGCGGGATGCTCGTCCGAGGGGGGCGCGGGCGCTCCGGCAAGCGACGAGCGTGCGTGGGATCAAGAAACCGACGTGGTGGTGGTCGGAACGGGCTTCGCCGGTTTGGCAGCCGCTCATGAGGCTGCGAAGGCGGGCAGCCAGGTCGTTCTTGTCGAAAAAGCTCCCGAAAAGTACGCAGGCGGCAATAGCCGCGCATGCGCCCAGGCCATCTGGTCGCCGGAAAAGACCGCCGAAGGCGTTGCCTACTTCAAGGAGATCACCGGCGATTACCACCTCGTCGGACTCGACGATGCCGTGATCGAGGCCTATATCGGCGGCGCGAAAGAGAACGCCGATTGGCTGTTGGACGAGTTCGAGATCGAGACGAAGACGCACAACGCCTGCGAGTACCCCGCTGCGAAAACCGCTTCGGCGGTGGGCGATTCCAACACGCTCATTCCGGCCGAAGGGTTGGGTAACGCTCGGGTCTGGGCGCCTATGTTCGAGGTGGTAGGAAGCGAGTCGGGCGTTACGTCTCTGTTCGAGACGGCCTTCACCGATCTCGTGTTCAACGAGGCTGGCGAAGCGATCGGCATCGAGGCGCAGCAAGGCGAATCGCCCCTCCTCATCAAGGCGAAGAAGGGCGTCGTGCTCGCTTGCGGCGGGTTCGAGTACAACGAGGAAATGAAGGCGAATAACTGCCGTTACCCGTCGCTCGTGTGGGGCACGCCGTACAACACGGGCGATGCTCTGACGGCGTGTCGCAAGTACGATATCGACTTCTGGCACATGAACTCCGCGACGCCGGCAACGCGCGTCGGCGTGCAGGCTACGTGGCTCGATGACGATTTCAGCGAATGCGGCTTCGACTGCGAAGTGGCAGGCGATGCCGGGTACGTGTGGACCGACAAGTACGGCAAGCGCTTCATGGACGAGACTCGCTCCTATCAGCACGGATACGGTCGCGATGCGCTGTTCTACAACGACTCCGCCAAGATGGAATGGCCGCGCCTGCCGTTCTGGCAGGTTGTCGACGAGAGCACGCTGCCGTTTATGGGAACGAGCGGCAGCGGTTGGGTGCACATCGTCGGCGGCACCAGCGCTCCCGACAGCACCGAAGAGCTGCTTTCCTCGGGCTTGATGGTCAAAGCCGACACTGTCGAGGAACTTGCTTCTCAGATGGGCGTCGAAGCGACGGTCCTGCAGGAGAGTGTGGACGCGCTTTCCGGTCCCGATGACGAGTTCGGTCGAGCTGCGGAAAAGAAGCGCGCGCTTTCCGGCACGCTGTATGCGGTGCAGCTCCAGCCCATCATGGTGAACACCAACGGCGGGCCGAAGCGCGATGCGAGTGCGCGCATCGTGCATACGGACGGCACGCCTGTCGAGCGGCTGTTCTCCGCTGGCGAGCTCGGCTCCGTATGGGCTTGGTACTACCAGGGTGCCGGCAACGTGAGCGAATGCATGGTGTTCGGCCGCATCGCCGGGCGCAATGCCGCCGCGCTGACTCCTTGGGACGCTGAAGCTTAGGGCTTCATCTGTTCCGTGACGCGGCCGTCCTTCCGACTCCCTCCCTCGTGCGGAAGGGCGGCCAAGAACCTGCGGGCGATCCGGAAGGTATCGCTCGCTCATCTGCCAAGGAGGCAATGCGATGAAGAAGTTTACGGGTGCGGCGACGATTTCGTTCGCAGTCATCGCGTTGGCGTTGACCGCCTGCGCGCCCCAGTCGAACGAAAACGGAGCCGCATCGGCCGACGATGCGAAGGAGACCCCGATCACGGTTGCGTGGTCGGCGGACTCGGAGTGTGGCACCTGCCATGCGACCGAGCAGGCGTCGTACGACGACGCGGCTTGCGTGGCCAGCACGCACGAAGGGCAAGCGTGCATTTCGTGCCATGCTGACGCTTCCGGTCTGGCGACGGCTCACGAGGGCAAGACCGCGTCCGATACCATGCCCAAGAAGCTGAAGAAGACGGAGGTGCCCGACGACGCATGCCTGTCGTGCCACTACGGTGCTCGCGAAGAGCTCGTTGCAGCCACCGTCGACGTCGCGGTGGTCGATTCGAAAGGCACGGCGGTGAACCCGCACGATGTGACTCCGAGCGAGCAGCACGATACTATCCGATGCGCGGATTGCCACGGCATGCACGATGCCGAGAAGCTTGCCGACAAAGCCGATGCCGAATGCGCAAGCTGCCATCACGCCGACGTGTTCGAGTGCTACACGTGCCACGATTGACGCGACCGCTGCGCGGACGTCCGAGAAGGGGGCATGCGTGCAACAAGCTGCGCATACCCCCTCTGTTCCTCTTGTGGAACCTCGGTCGAAACCCTCGCGCGCGCACCGCGGTGCGCTACCATGACGCTCATGGAAACCATTAAGCGACATGACACCGGTCCCGCGGTCGAAGACGTGCAGCAGCGCCTCGTCACCATCGGGCTGCTCGATCCCGCCGACGTCGACGGGGCGTTCGGCGATACCACGGCCGAGGCCGTGCAGGCGTTCTGCGGCGGCGCGGGCCTGCCCCTCACCGACGAGGTGACCGAGAAGGTGTGGGCGGCGCTCGTCGACGCCTCGTTCACGCTGGGTGACCGCACCCTGTACCTGCGCATGCCGCACTTCCACGGCCACGACGTGCTGGAGCTGCAGCATGCGCTGGGCGCGCTCGGCTTCGCCTGCGGCGCCACCGACGGCATCTTCGGCGCGTTCACCGAGCTTGCGCTGCGCAAGTTCCAGCTCAACCTGGGCCTGCCGTCCGACGGCATCGCCGGCGCCTACACGTACGCCGCCATCCGCAACCTCCACCATTCGTGGGAGGGCAAGGAAGCGGTGCACGGTTCCAGCCACCTCGGGTTCGCCCGCGCCGCCGACGTGCTCGAGCGCAATGCGCTGTGCCTGTTCGGCACGCAGGATTTCACGCGCAGCGTCGCATCGCGCATGTCGAACCTCGCGCTGGCCACGAACCCCGCATCCAAGATCATGAGCGCCGACTCGCTGCTCGTCGCCCCCGACGACTCGATGCTGCTCGTGCACATCGTCCTGCCGGGCGAGCTGACGGTGACCACCGTGCCGCGCGTCAGCTTCGAGGACGAGGAAACGCTGTCGCTGCGCCTCGAGACGGCCATCGGCGTGGCCGACGCCGTCAACCCGTCGCGCATCGCCGTCGAGCTTCCCAGCACCATGTGGGAGGACGCGGGCGCGGGGCGTTCCGCGCAGCACTTCGCCATCACCCTCCTCGACGCCCTCTGCACCGCGCTGTCGTAGGTCGGCGGGCGTTCTCGTCGCCTCGCCTCACCTGCTACACCATCTGGTGTATTCTCGTGTCGGTTCGATGACGGATGCGCAAAGGGTACTGATTTCCGCAGGTGAGGGCTTTATACTGCTGCCAACAACAACCGATCCGTCGAAAGCAGGTCATCATGGCTGACGATATGAAGAACACCGATCCCAACACCCCGCAGCAGCCCGACGCGGCGCCGCAGCCTCCCGTCACGCCCGAGCCCCCGACCGAGCCGATGCCGCAGCAGCAGCCCCCGATGGGCCAGCAGGTTCCGCCCGCGCAGCCCCAGCCTCAGCCCCAGCCGCAACCGCAGCCCCAGCAGCCGATGTACGGCGCGCCCCAGCCGCAGCCCCAGGCATTCTACCCGCCTGCGCCGCTCATGCAGCTCACCGGCGGCATGAAGTTCGCCTGGCTCGTGGTGGGCGCCCTCATGGGCATCCCGGGCATCATCATCTCGTGGCTCGTGAACGTCGACAAGATGCCGCAGGTGAAGAGCGACGCGCTCAAGTTCACCGTCATCGGATTCGTCATCAACATCGTGTTCTGGTTCATCATGAGTTTCCTGATCACCGGCGCGATCTCCGCTGCGGTGTACGGGATGATGGGAAGCCTGGACTCGGGTTCCTACGGCTACGGCTACCACGGATCCTGGTAATCGACCGGTAAAATCTGTAAATCGCTTCATTATTGAAGAGCCCTCCGGGGCTCTTCCTTTTGCGTGCTAAAGCGAGTGGTACAATGAACGGCGATTTCCAGGAGTTCGCGCGGGGAAGCGCGGGCGCCCGAGACCCACCGCACAAAGGAGCACACATGCCACGTCCCATGACCATGGCGGAGAAAATCCTCGCCGCCCATGCGGGGCTCGACGAAGT is a genomic window containing:
- a CDS encoding FeoB-associated Cys-rich membrane protein, with amino-acid sequence MFGLEFTPSTVVVALIVLALVFLAVRRLVRNGMCDCHKGDDAHGGCAGGCSGCSGCGAASAMVADMQKRAAAESHR
- a CDS encoding metal-dependent transcriptional regulator, which produces MEKMSMSHEDYLEAIVMLGGTTEVSVRSVDIATKLDVSKASVNKAISSLKEKGLADQPYYGDITLTEEGYAYGMSVLDRHHMLFTFLTKALGIPEEQAEKEACLMEHAISDESFKKWSSYINKLDL
- a CDS encoding FtsB family cell division protein — translated: MATQPYILSFDEAKRDTRARRPSSAAPESRPVIHSVDAIPAFESPFRQAGEGRGSARTAAHARPSGAARRSSAGAGDGSFVRISTFDRPAGRHAAPRPASSSPRRASSSYGTGRFSSLDERIEEQPEEEVEERRLTRKEQRKKARAKSKAERAFTKQFGGSKPSDASQSGPRAAVYKGEMGAKHRQAARMQNAESPQASAKRGFSLGSLASLKSSPKFIASAAVAVCLVLSCAFLYPPAQQYYHALRERDQLAAEYAALEERNGALESDVSSLQTDAGIEDRAHEQFGWVKKGEETANVRGLDLDEDEASTFRANITPGSVEAPETWYSPFLDALFGVE
- a CDS encoding Ppx/GppA phosphatase family protein produces the protein MSAIAEPESAESGFQAGRYAAIDIGTVTCRMLVADVDEAGRLHELDREYTITNLGEGVDATGVLKPAAMQRVADAVARFLDVLRGFATPEHPAITTKAMATSAARDARNADEFEALLAGLGVTLSVIPGEREAALSFAGASCDFRGERLLVVDIGGGSTEVIAGRAGSRPDRSHSFNIGCRRVTEKFFAADPPSAGELERARAWVEEGMRPYFDELRGAGFAPERLVAVAGTATTVVSIHERMEVYDTSRVHKAVITRPVLDGVADQLERVPLAQRERIVGLDPGRAPVIVAGMVILQTVLDLAGVDSFTVSESDILHGIILDEAAR
- a CDS encoding carboxymuconolactone decarboxylase family protein produces the protein MNVSPAFQAFAQEAPQHQQAWSEAVQALGAASALDDKTAALAYLAVMAAARLDSGLPFHVKMAKMHGATRDEVISAVLIGLPAVGNVVTASLPAVLEAYDEE
- a CDS encoding polyprenyl synthetase family protein — translated: METINEIIAAVEEPPESFEQYLTSYADRVGDLVNSFIPKGTHADMDRYLYQPLTAYSQNGGKRHRPLICFAACRAVGGDMARATSAAAAIEHFHTAALIHDDIADEAELRRGEPCMHLTEGMGLAINAGDLALSLVNGTVVSDENLDDATKVRVITELIDMTRRTIEGQALDIGWARDGRYDITPEDYLVMATHKTAHYSGAVPLAIGAIIGGGTEVEVEALRNYGLDTGLAFQIQDDLLNLVGSEESTKKDFRNDITEGKRTLMVVHALQHSDDRDRLIDILSSKEKDQAVLAEAVAIMEASGSIDYARNYAENLTSIAKNRLTDMVRPSTARDLLVSMADWFVSRLK
- a CDS encoding helix-turn-helix transcriptional regulator; this encodes MQQATGGEKSRVVAKSARSDIQRGGVALDAFASALFWGYVAIMFGSSEIKIAESIGLAPENVALICGNVVALVAVGLLGPRAHGSHLFVLGLAGSGTACILQTVSLLSPEMVPVAWSRLFACGASAILVLAWCEHISSETSQERPLFLALCSLLTIVIVLVSIQLGARSAILFGGVLPVVSAALGAYRTRASARTAPSVTIQPPFPLYLIVILFVFGFMISFFSLLNRRTGTGENLMIPAGIDPFLAGWTVLVLVIAGCVWMLLPQRHASLVTTVLIPLASLGLLLPPFLRYGLQETLPAVVAFIVICEAIICSVGPSNAKKYFHIGSFTFVFWTRSFGLIGMIVGYAAAILLFDIMKIAIDFDILLIMFAAYAILCLTVAVMLGRIGLKAPAERERESTPAAAAHALAERYGLTAREAEVLELVAQGRNMTYVQKALCISPGTSSTHINHIHQKLDVHSREELIDLVQEELAR
- a CDS encoding FAD-dependent oxidoreductase, whose product is MGLTRRGFLTGALALGAVGAGSMLAGCSSEGGAGAPASDERAWDQETDVVVVGTGFAGLAAAHEAAKAGSQVVLVEKAPEKYAGGNSRACAQAIWSPEKTAEGVAYFKEITGDYHLVGLDDAVIEAYIGGAKENADWLLDEFEIETKTHNACEYPAAKTASAVGDSNTLIPAEGLGNARVWAPMFEVVGSESGVTSLFETAFTDLVFNEAGEAIGIEAQQGESPLLIKAKKGVVLACGGFEYNEEMKANNCRYPSLVWGTPYNTGDALTACRKYDIDFWHMNSATPATRVGVQATWLDDDFSECGFDCEVAGDAGYVWTDKYGKRFMDETRSYQHGYGRDALFYNDSAKMEWPRLPFWQVVDESTLPFMGTSGSGWVHIVGGTSAPDSTEELLSSGLMVKADTVEELASQMGVEATVLQESVDALSGPDDEFGRAAEKKRALSGTLYAVQLQPIMVNTNGGPKRDASARIVHTDGTPVERLFSAGELGSVWAWYYQGAGNVSECMVFGRIAGRNAAALTPWDAEA
- a CDS encoding peptidoglycan-binding domain-containing protein, encoding MTLMETIKRHDTGPAVEDVQQRLVTIGLLDPADVDGAFGDTTAEAVQAFCGGAGLPLTDEVTEKVWAALVDASFTLGDRTLYLRMPHFHGHDVLELQHALGALGFACGATDGIFGAFTELALRKFQLNLGLPSDGIAGAYTYAAIRNLHHSWEGKEAVHGSSHLGFARAADVLERNALCLFGTQDFTRSVASRMSNLALATNPASKIMSADSLLVAPDDSMLLVHIVLPGELTVTTVPRVSFEDEETLSLRLETAIGVADAVNPSRIAVELPSTMWEDAGAGRSAQHFAITLLDALCTALS
- a CDS encoding spore coat protein SP96, yielding MADDMKNTDPNTPQQPDAAPQPPVTPEPPTEPMPQQQPPMGQQVPPAQPQPQPQPQPQPQQPMYGAPQPQPQAFYPPAPLMQLTGGMKFAWLVVGALMGIPGIIISWLVNVDKMPQVKSDALKFTVIGFVINIVFWFIMSFLITGAISAAVYGMMGSLDSGSYGYGYHGSW